The Fusarium falciforme chromosome 7, complete sequence genome window below encodes:
- a CDS encoding HET-domain-containing protein — MRLLNVHSLRIESRDPSAQIYAILSHTWGDEEVTFQEFQGPDKHSKKGYKKILDYCNQAREDGIDWVWIDTCCIDKTSSAELSEAINSMYAWYRDAAVCYVFLEDVPPLTPHFPEAEF; from the coding sequence ATGCGGCTTCTCAACGTACACAGCCTCCGGATAGAGTCGAGGGACCCGTCGGCACAGATATACGCCATTCTCTCGCACACCTGGGGAGACGAGGAAGTTACGTTCCAAGAATTCCAAGGCCCCGATAAACATTCCAAGAAAGGATACAAGAAGATTTTGGACTATTGCAACCAGGCCAGGGAAGACGGTATCGACTGGGTCTGGATCGACACTTGCTGCATCGACAAGACGAGCAGTGCGGAACTTTCagaggccatcaactctATGTACGCGTGGTATCGAGATGCCGCCGTATGTTACGTATTTCTCGAGGATGTGCCTCCCTTGACTCCCCATTTTCCAGAGGCCGAGTTTTGA